From Virgibacillus natechei, the proteins below share one genomic window:
- the yycF gene encoding response regulator YycF, with protein sequence MSQKILVVDDEQPIADILKFNLEKEGYEVVLAYDGDEAISLAESEKPELILLDIMLPNRDGNEVCREIRKTQSMPIIMLTAKDTEIDKVLGLELGADDYVTKPFSNRELIARVKANLRRQEVPDDTVRATKDIVIGSLIVHPDAYVVSRNGVEIELTHREFELLHYLARHIGQVMTREHLLEIVWGYDYFGDVRTVDVTVRRLREKIEETPSTPMWIVTRRGVGYYLRNPDQE encoded by the coding sequence ATGAGTCAGAAAATTTTAGTTGTAGATGATGAACAGCCAATCGCAGATATATTAAAATTCAATTTAGAAAAAGAAGGATATGAAGTCGTATTAGCTTATGATGGAGATGAGGCTATTTCGCTTGCTGAATCGGAGAAACCTGAGTTAATTTTATTAGATATTATGTTACCAAATAGAGATGGAAATGAAGTATGCCGCGAGATTCGTAAGACACAATCGATGCCGATTATTATGTTGACAGCGAAGGATACAGAAATTGATAAAGTATTAGGTCTGGAGCTTGGTGCAGATGACTATGTGACAAAGCCATTTAGTAATCGGGAGTTGATTGCACGAGTAAAAGCGAACCTGCGCAGACAAGAGGTTCCAGATGATACGGTGAGGGCAACGAAAGATATTGTTATCGGATCTCTCATCGTTCATCCAGATGCGTATGTTGTTTCAAGAAATGGCGTTGAGATTGAGTTGACGCATCGCGAGTTCGAATTATTGCATTACTTAGCACGTCATATTGGTCAGGTTATGACACGCGAACACTTACTTGAAATTGTATGGGGTTATGATTATTTTGGGGATGTACGTACAGTGGATGTAACGGTAAGAAGACTTCGTGAGAAAATTGAGGAGACTCCAAGTACCCCGATGTGGATTGTTACGCGTCGAGGAGTTGGCTATTATTTACGTAATCCTGATCAGGAGTAG
- the tnpA gene encoding IS200/IS605 family transposase, producing the protein MDGYRKSGHAVYDIKYHVIWVTKYRYKVLRGHIAVRTRELIRQGCEARGITILQGSVGKDHIHLLLSCPPSIAPSKVLQYLKGRSSRLLQDEFPELKKRYWGQHLWARGYFCATVGTVTDEIIRNYIANQFNEGKDDIFKIEE; encoded by the coding sequence ATGGACGGATATCGAAAAAGTGGTCATGCAGTGTATGATATCAAGTATCACGTAATATGGGTAACAAAATATAGATATAAGGTATTGCGGGGGCACATAGCAGTAAGGACAAGGGAATTGATTAGACAGGGTTGTGAAGCAAGAGGAATTACAATTTTGCAAGGAAGTGTCGGTAAAGACCATATTCACTTATTGTTATCCTGCCCGCCAAGTATTGCTCCAAGTAAAGTTTTGCAGTATCTAAAAGGGAGATCATCAAGATTATTACAGGATGAATTTCCAGAACTCAAAAAGCGCTATTGGGGTCAGCATTTGTGGGCAAGAGGATACTTTTGCGCCACAGTTGGAACGGTAACAGATGAGATAATAAGAAATTATATAGCCAATCAATTCAATGAAGGCAAGGACGACATATTCAAGATTGAAGAATGA
- a CDS encoding adenylosuccinate synthase, translating into MSSVVVVGTQWGDEGKGKITDFLSQNAEVVARYQGGNNAGHTIKFDDITYKLHLIPSGIFFDDKICVLGNGMVIDPKAFVEEVAYLHERNISTDNLRISNRAHVILPYHLQLDILQEDEKGDNKIGTTKKGIGPAYMDKAARSGIRIADLLDKEAFRTKLEQNLKEKNRLFEKVYEVDPIKVEDILEEYYEYGQQMAQYVYDTSVVLNDALDDGRRVLFEGAQGVMLDIDQGTYPFVTSSNPVAGGVTIGSGVGPSKINHVVGVSKAYTTRVGDGPFPTELDDEVGEQIREVGREYGTTTGRPRRVGWFDSVVVRHARRVSGITDLSLNSLDVLTGIENLRICVAYRYKGEIMNEFPASLSVLAECEPVYEEMPGWTEDITHVKNLHELPENARHYLERISQLTEIPLSVFSVGPDRSQTNVVRSVYRD; encoded by the coding sequence ATGTCCTCAGTAGTAGTAGTTGGAACGCAGTGGGGCGATGAAGGGAAAGGGAAGATTACGGACTTTTTATCGCAAAATGCCGAGGTTGTTGCTCGTTATCAAGGGGGAAACAACGCTGGGCATACGATCAAGTTTGATGATATAACGTATAAATTGCATTTAATCCCGTCTGGCATATTTTTTGATGATAAAATTTGTGTGTTGGGAAATGGTATGGTGATTGATCCAAAAGCATTTGTCGAGGAGGTTGCCTACCTGCATGAACGTAATATTTCGACCGATAATCTGCGCATCAGTAACCGCGCACATGTGATTTTGCCTTATCACCTGCAATTGGATATTTTACAGGAAGATGAAAAGGGCGATAATAAAATCGGTACAACGAAAAAAGGCATCGGACCTGCATATATGGATAAAGCCGCACGTAGTGGAATTCGAATTGCCGACCTGCTCGATAAAGAAGCCTTTCGCACGAAATTGGAGCAGAATTTAAAAGAGAAAAACCGCTTATTTGAAAAAGTATATGAGGTAGACCCGATCAAGGTAGAAGATATTTTAGAAGAGTACTATGAATATGGCCAGCAAATGGCACAGTACGTTTATGATACATCGGTTGTTTTAAATGATGCACTAGATGATGGCCGTCGCGTCTTATTTGAAGGGGCGCAAGGTGTTATGCTTGATATCGATCAGGGAACATATCCATTTGTTACATCGTCCAACCCGGTTGCAGGTGGTGTGACAATTGGGTCTGGTGTAGGCCCATCGAAAATCAATCATGTTGTAGGTGTGTCTAAAGCATATACAACCCGTGTTGGTGATGGCCCTTTTCCAACAGAACTGGATGATGAAGTAGGTGAGCAAATTCGGGAAGTCGGGCGTGAGTACGGAACAACAACAGGAAGACCTCGTCGTGTCGGCTGGTTTGATAGTGTGGTCGTTCGTCATGCACGTCGCGTGAGTGGAATTACGGATTTATCATTAAATTCATTGGATGTCTTAACAGGAATAGAAAATTTGAGAATCTGTGTGGCTTATCGCTATAAAGGTGAAATAATGAATGAGTTTCCGGCAAGTTTATCCGTTTTAGCAGAATGTGAGCCGGTATATGAGGAAATGCCCGGCTGGACAGAAGACATTACACATGTGAAAAACCTGCATGAACTTCCGGAAAATGCGCGCCATTATTTAGAGCGTATTTCACAATTAACGGAAATTCCGCTTTCTGTATTTTCTGTCGGGCCAGATCGCTCGCAGACGAATGTTGTACGAAGTGTTTATAGAGACTAA
- the cdaS gene encoding sporulation-specific diadenylate cyclase CdaS, translated as MPSIEPHLSMTGRLKGSLLKLTEEINQMIDTIDMQESNVLNKFEQIHHSFHNVQAATASYYLKLYLSPFIAQYDVLSTAVQHLSERNHGALIVIQRKDELDSLVHSGLPLNADLSYALLESIFYTGSPLHDGAVLICNDTITSAANVLPLSEHKVEGKKLGTRHRAALGLSEQTDALVLVVSEETGRATFALDGKLYPIRTTGMV; from the coding sequence ATGCCTTCAATTGAACCACATTTATCCATGACCGGGCGGTTGAAAGGGAGCTTGCTCAAGTTAACGGAAGAAATCAATCAAATGATTGATACCATTGATATGCAAGAATCCAATGTGTTAAACAAATTTGAACAAATTCATCATTCCTTTCATAATGTTCAAGCCGCTACAGCATCTTATTACCTAAAATTGTATTTATCGCCCTTTATAGCCCAGTATGATGTACTTTCCACAGCCGTCCAGCATTTATCAGAGCGTAATCATGGCGCATTAATTGTCATCCAACGGAAAGATGAATTGGATAGCCTTGTTCATTCTGGTTTACCCCTAAATGCTGACCTATCTTATGCACTGCTGGAATCCATTTTTTACACCGGCAGTCCCTTGCACGATGGAGCAGTCTTAATTTGTAATGATACGATTACTTCTGCTGCAAATGTCCTCCCATTATCAGAACACAAGGTAGAAGGGAAGAAGCTAGGAACCAGGCATCGCGCAGCTCTTGGCCTTTCTGAACAAACGGATGCGCTGGTGCTGGTTGTGTCAGAGGAAACCGGGAGAGCGACTTTTGCATTAGACGGGAAATTATATCCGATACGGACGACTGGGATGGTGTGA
- the dnaB gene encoding replicative DNA helicase, protein MSESWNNRIPPHNIEAEQSVIGAVFLEPEAFPQASELLVAEDFYRAGHQRIFAAMMHLSDKGEPIDVVTVTTYLQNLKQLDEVGGVAYLSEVAGSVPTAANVGYYSKIVEEKALLRRMIRAATDVVTSGFEREDDVEAVLNEAEKNILEVSSRQQAGSFKTIKDVLIEVYDTIEQLHHATSDITGVSSGFRDLDRITSGFQRNDLIIVAARPSVGKTAFALNVAQSVAVNTDENVAIFSLEMGAEQLVQRMLCAEGNIDSQRLRNGQLQSDDWSKLTMAMGSLSNAGIYIDDSPGIRVSEIRSKCRRLKQESGLGMILIDYLQLIQGSGKSGENRQQEVSEISRELKGLARELNVPLIALSQLSRGVESRQDKRPMMSDLRESGSIEQDADIVGFLYRDDYYDDESEKENIIEIIISKQRNGPTGTVELAFVKEYNKFVDLDHRYQESDIPPVPV, encoded by the coding sequence ATGAGTGAATCTTGGAATAATCGTATACCACCACATAATATAGAAGCCGAACAATCTGTCATAGGAGCTGTGTTTTTAGAACCAGAAGCATTTCCTCAAGCTTCAGAGCTATTGGTTGCTGAAGACTTTTATCGTGCAGGGCATCAGCGTATATTTGCAGCAATGATGCACCTTTCTGATAAAGGGGAACCAATTGATGTTGTTACCGTAACAACCTATTTACAAAATTTAAAACAACTTGATGAAGTTGGTGGTGTCGCATATCTTTCTGAAGTTGCTGGCAGTGTACCAACCGCTGCAAATGTTGGATACTACAGTAAAATAGTAGAAGAGAAAGCATTACTTCGCCGTATGATTCGTGCAGCCACGGATGTTGTTACATCTGGGTTTGAAAGAGAAGATGATGTAGAAGCTGTATTGAACGAAGCAGAGAAAAATATTCTGGAAGTATCGAGTCGTCAACAAGCGGGATCCTTTAAAACAATTAAAGATGTGCTAATTGAAGTATATGATACGATTGAACAGCTACATCATGCCACTTCTGATATAACAGGTGTTTCATCCGGTTTTCGCGATTTAGACCGGATCACCTCCGGCTTCCAACGAAATGATCTAATTATCGTTGCCGCACGTCCATCTGTTGGTAAGACAGCTTTCGCCTTAAATGTTGCCCAAAGCGTGGCAGTAAATACGGATGAGAATGTTGCTATTTTTAGTCTGGAAATGGGCGCAGAACAACTTGTACAACGTATGCTTTGTGCGGAAGGTAACATTGATTCCCAGCGTCTACGTAATGGACAATTGCAATCAGATGACTGGAGTAAATTGACGATGGCAATGGGATCTCTTTCCAATGCAGGAATTTACATCGATGATTCTCCAGGAATTCGTGTAAGTGAAATTCGTTCTAAATGTCGAAGGTTAAAGCAGGAAAGCGGTTTGGGTATGATTTTGATAGATTACTTGCAACTTATTCAAGGTAGCGGGAAATCTGGTGAAAATAGACAACAAGAGGTCTCGGAGATTTCCAGGGAATTGAAAGGTCTAGCCCGTGAATTAAATGTTCCTTTAATCGCGCTATCACAGCTTTCCCGTGGTGTCGAATCACGTCAGGACAAACGCCCAATGATGTCTGATCTAAGAGAATCGGGTAGTATTGAGCAAGATGCGGACATCGTAGGTTTCTTATATCGTGATGATTATTATGACGATGAGTCTGAGAAAGAGAATATTATTGAGATCATCATTTCCAAGCAACGTAACGGCCCGACCGGAACAGTAGAGTTAGCGTTTGTGAAGGAATATAATAAATTCGTGGATCTGGACCATCGCTATCAAGAAAGTGATATTCCGCCGGTTCCTGTTTAA
- the rplI gene encoding 50S ribosomal protein L9, with product MKVIFLKDAKGTGKKGEVKEVSDGYARNYLLKNKIAQEATPGNLKALEAKQRKDAQQEQKQKDEAIDLKNTLADLNVELKAKSGDKGRLFGSITSKQIAEALLKDYGHKIDKRKIELDQPIRQLGYTTVPVKLHPEVTGSITVHITEK from the coding sequence ATGAAAGTAATTTTTTTAAAAGACGCAAAGGGTACAGGTAAAAAAGGGGAAGTAAAAGAAGTTTCGGATGGTTATGCACGCAACTATTTATTGAAAAATAAAATTGCACAAGAAGCAACACCTGGAAACTTGAAAGCTTTGGAAGCGAAACAGCGTAAAGATGCTCAGCAGGAACAAAAGCAGAAAGATGAAGCAATCGATTTAAAAAATACATTAGCAGACCTGAACGTAGAGTTAAAAGCCAAATCAGGAGACAAAGGACGTCTATTTGGTTCGATTACAAGTAAACAAATTGCTGAAGCTCTACTAAAAGATTATGGGCATAAGATCGATAAACGCAAAATCGAACTGGATCAACCAATCCGTCAACTAGGCTATACTACTGTGCCTGTTAAGTTACATCCTGAAGTTACTGGATCTATTACTGTTCATATAACTGAAAAGTAA
- a CDS encoding DHH family phosphoesterase encodes MPDLKKKPTLSSHLWVIYSLSIILLVVIWYFQWELGIIMTVFLAASIFYSIRKEKVLINEAEEYISVLSHRVKKVGDEALLEMPLGIVLYNDDYTVEWVNPYMNKFSGEKDTVIGDSLNTFSEKLIPMIKENKDDMWIEINDYEFKTRIKRDERLLYLFDRTEQSKLQMLYHNEKTVIAIIFLDNYEEITQNMDDKTKSQLNSQVTSLLNNWSTENGLYLKRTSQERFLAVGTKQILQNLEKVKFDILDQVREVNGEQNNPVTLSIGVGSGDAELTTLGELAQSSLDLALGRGGDQVAIKDEAGKVRFYGGKTNPMEKRTRVRARVISHALMELVKVSDNVIIMGHKAPDMDSLGAAIGILNIAKTNGVDGYIVFDPEDIDTGVSRLIDEIKKDDSLWDHFIDPEEAEEITGGRSLVVVVDTHRPSMVANETLLQKTEYKVVIDHHRRGEEFIDNPTLVYMEPYASSTAELVTELLEYQPKNLKLKILEATALLAGIIIDTKSFSLRTGSRTFDAASYLRSKGADNILVQKFMKEDLNVYVKRSKLIERAEVYRDSIAISKAGPGKTYGHILIAQAADTLLTMSGITASFVISERDDGKIGISARSLGEVNVQIIMEKMNGGGHLTNAATQIEDTNLDDAENLLKDIINEYMEGRESE; translated from the coding sequence ATGCCAGATTTAAAAAAGAAACCAACACTTAGTAGTCATTTATGGGTGATTTATTCACTGTCTATTATTTTGCTTGTTGTCATATGGTACTTCCAATGGGAGTTAGGAATCATTATGACAGTATTTCTAGCTGCTTCTATCTTCTATAGTATACGAAAAGAAAAAGTATTGATTAATGAAGCAGAAGAATATATATCTGTGCTTTCTCATCGCGTTAAGAAAGTGGGAGACGAAGCGTTACTTGAAATGCCATTAGGTATCGTGTTATATAATGATGACTATACGGTTGAATGGGTAAATCCATATATGAATAAATTTAGTGGAGAAAAAGATACGGTCATCGGCGATTCACTAAACACCTTTTCCGAAAAGCTCATTCCGATGATTAAGGAAAATAAAGATGATATGTGGATCGAAATAAACGATTATGAATTTAAGACGCGAATAAAACGAGATGAACGATTATTATATTTGTTTGACCGAACAGAGCAATCCAAATTGCAAATGTTGTATCATAATGAGAAAACGGTTATCGCTATTATTTTCTTAGATAATTATGAGGAAATCACGCAAAACATGGATGACAAAACAAAAAGTCAATTAAATTCACAAGTAACTTCTCTATTAAATAACTGGTCGACAGAGAATGGGCTCTATTTGAAACGAACCTCACAAGAACGGTTTTTGGCTGTGGGAACGAAACAAATACTACAAAACTTAGAAAAAGTAAAGTTTGATATTTTAGATCAAGTTCGTGAAGTAAATGGGGAACAAAATAATCCAGTCACATTGAGTATTGGAGTTGGCTCTGGTGATGCAGAACTTACTACTTTGGGTGAATTGGCACAATCTAGTCTTGACTTGGCGCTTGGGCGTGGTGGTGACCAAGTTGCAATTAAAGATGAGGCAGGAAAGGTTCGTTTTTATGGTGGTAAGACGAATCCAATGGAGAAGCGTACCCGTGTTAGAGCACGAGTTATTTCCCATGCGTTGATGGAACTTGTTAAAGTAAGTGATAATGTTATTATTATGGGGCATAAAGCACCAGACATGGATTCGCTTGGTGCTGCAATAGGTATTTTAAACATTGCTAAAACAAACGGTGTTGATGGCTATATTGTATTTGATCCAGAAGATATTGATACAGGAGTTTCCCGTTTAATTGATGAAATTAAGAAAGATGATAGTTTATGGGATCATTTCATCGATCCAGAAGAAGCCGAAGAAATTACCGGAGGCCGCAGCTTAGTGGTTGTAGTGGATACACATCGTCCTTCAATGGTTGCAAATGAAACCTTGCTTCAAAAAACAGAGTATAAGGTGGTTATTGATCATCACCGCCGTGGTGAGGAATTTATTGATAATCCAACCTTGGTATATATGGAACCATATGCATCATCAACGGCAGAATTGGTTACAGAACTATTGGAATATCAACCGAAAAACCTGAAATTAAAAATACTGGAGGCTACTGCACTGTTAGCTGGTATTATTATTGATACAAAGAGTTTTTCATTACGTACAGGATCACGTACATTTGATGCTGCATCCTATTTACGTTCTAAAGGTGCAGATAATATTCTGGTACAGAAGTTTATGAAGGAAGACCTGAATGTTTATGTGAAACGAAGTAAATTAATAGAAAGAGCAGAAGTTTATCGCGATTCTATTGCAATATCTAAAGCTGGTCCTGGAAAAACATATGGTCATATATTGATTGCACAAGCAGCTGACACACTCTTAACGATGAGTGGTATAACGGCATCGTTTGTCATTTCTGAACGTGACGATGGTAAAATTGGCATAAGTGCACGTTCGCTTGGTGAGGTCAATGTGCAGATTATTATGGAAAAAATGAACGGTGGTGGCCACTTAACAAATGCGGCGACACAAATCGAAGATACGAACCTCGATGACGCTGAGAACCTATTGAAAGATATTATTAATGAGTATATGGAAGGGAGAGAATCAGAATGA
- a CDS encoding YybS family protein, with product MNQSKKITDGALLTAIFMVLLFVTILVPVVSIIAMFLLPVPFIIYGSRYDWKPTLLMLAVAMLLTTLFATVFSLPIAVLMGLGGLMIGSAIYQNVSAYETWARGTFGFIIGLLFVFVYTQVLFDINWIEEFELIVAQSMQMSTELLEQFGVGSEQATEAQEMMEEQVNLLTDLFPVGLAVAAILLAFISQWASYKMINRIERKELRFPPFRTLQFPVSIIWIYLFALLLSFIELDSGNIFYLGAQNLLMLTGLLMSLQGFSFIFFYAHHKKMSKALPIISVVLAVIFPPLMLYLVRILGIIDIGFRLRDRLTGNEDKRKK from the coding sequence ATGAATCAATCAAAAAAAATAACAGACGGGGCATTACTTACAGCCATTTTTATGGTATTGTTGTTCGTCACCATTTTAGTTCCAGTTGTATCGATCATTGCGATGTTCCTGTTACCAGTACCGTTTATTATATATGGGTCTAGATATGATTGGAAACCAACATTATTAATGTTGGCAGTTGCAATGCTTTTAACAACGCTTTTTGCTACTGTTTTTTCGTTGCCAATAGCAGTTCTTATGGGGCTGGGTGGACTGATGATAGGGAGTGCAATTTACCAAAATGTATCTGCATATGAAACGTGGGCACGTGGAACGTTTGGTTTTATCATTGGCTTGCTATTTGTATTTGTATACACACAGGTCTTGTTTGATATAAACTGGATAGAAGAATTTGAATTAATTGTAGCTCAATCCATGCAAATGAGCACAGAATTGTTAGAGCAATTTGGAGTTGGTAGTGAACAAGCAACAGAAGCGCAAGAAATGATGGAGGAACAAGTAAATTTATTAACGGACCTATTTCCTGTAGGCTTGGCAGTAGCTGCAATATTATTGGCCTTTATCAGCCAGTGGGCTAGTTATAAAATGATTAATCGCATCGAAAGAAAAGAATTGCGCTTTCCGCCTTTTCGCACCTTGCAATTTCCAGTATCGATCATATGGATATACTTATTTGCGCTACTTCTTTCATTTATTGAATTAGATTCTGGCAATATCTTTTATCTAGGTGCTCAGAATTTGCTCATGTTAACAGGACTATTGATGTCTCTTCAAGGATTCTCATTTATATTCTTTTACGCCCATCATAAGAAGATGTCAAAGGCACTTCCAATCATTAGTGTTGTATTAGCAGTGATTTTCCCTCCGCTAATGCTTTATTTAGTGCGTATTTTAGGTATAATTGATATAGGCTTTCGGTTAAGAGATAGGCTGACAGGAAATGAAGATAAGCGTAAAAAATAA